The Thermodesulfovibrionales bacterium genome includes a region encoding these proteins:
- a CDS encoding N-acetyltransferase: MLIRKARIDDIKPVHRLINEFAKRGRMIPRALNDLYENIRDISVCEDGGEIKGVCALHILWEDLAEVRSLAVRQDAQSSGIGGRLVKTCVKEAGKLGIRSIFALTYHPDFFKKLGFKDIDKAKLPQKIWGECLRCPKFPECDESAVILSLPNS, encoded by the coding sequence TTGCTGATACGAAAAGCAAGAATTGACGATATAAAACCCGTACACCGGCTCATCAACGAATTCGCCAAGAGGGGCCGGATGATACCCCGCGCCCTCAATGACCTCTATGAGAACATACGGGATATTTCGGTCTGCGAAGACGGGGGCGAGATAAAGGGCGTTTGCGCCCTGCACATCCTCTGGGAGGACCTCGCCGAAGTCAGGTCCCTTGCGGTGAGGCAGGATGCCCAGAGCTCCGGTATCGGCGGACGGCTCGTAAAGACCTGCGTGAAAGAGGCCGGGAAACTCGGCATTCGGAGTATCTTTGCGCTCACCTATCATCCGGATTTTTTCAAGAAATTAGGTTTCAAGGATATTGACAAGGCAAAGCTGCCCCAGAAGATCTGGGGGGAGTGTCTGCGGTGTCCGAAATTCCCCGAGTGCGACGAATCTGCGGTTATCCTCAGCCTTCCGAACTCGTGA
- a CDS encoding 2-oxoacid:acceptor oxidoreductase family protein, translating into MGEVKIIVAGFGGQGILFLGRLITYGGMIGGKEVTCFPSYGAEMRGGTANCTAIISDEMIGSPIVRNPDILIAMNEASLKRFQPLIRPKGILIFESSLIKSPELRPDISSIGVPATEIASASRNSGLKSANMVMLGALLSATGLLSEESAIKALEALTPLKRKKTLPGNKEAIRKGIEYIADTKSKN; encoded by the coding sequence ATGGGTGAAGTAAAAATTATTGTTGCCGGGTTCGGAGGTCAGGGTATCCTTTTTCTCGGACGGCTCATCACGTATGGGGGGATGATCGGCGGCAAGGAAGTGACTTGTTTCCCGTCTTACGGCGCGGAAATGCGCGGTGGGACGGCTAATTGCACGGCGATCATCTCCGATGAGATGATCGGTTCCCCCATTGTGAGAAACCCCGACATCCTGATAGCCATGAATGAAGCGTCGCTGAAGAGATTCCAGCCGCTCATCAGGCCCAAGGGCATCCTCATATTCGAATCCTCCCTCATCAAGTCGCCTGAACTCAGGCCTGACATCAGTTCCATCGGAGTCCCCGCCACCGAAATCGCCTCGGCATCTCGGAACTCAGGGCTGAAGTCTGCGAACATGGTGATGCTCGGTGCCCTGCTCTCTGCAACAGGACTGCTCAGTGAAGAGTCTGCCATAAAAGCGCTGGAGGCCCTGACGCCGCTGAAAAGAAAGAAGACCCTCCCCGGAAACAAGGAGGCCATAAGGAAAGGAATAGAATACATTGCTGATACGAAAAGCAAGAATTGA
- a CDS encoding thiamine pyrophosphate-dependent enzyme, producing the protein MKKVFERPKSLKDTPFRYCPGCGHSLIHRLIAESIDRLDLRERVIGIAPVGCAVFAYDYFNFDMLEVAHGRPPAAATAMKRVLPDRIIFSYQGDGDLAAIGTAEVIHAAARGENISIFFVNNATYGMTGGQMAPTTLLGQKTTTTPSGREAAHAGYPLRVAEMLATIEGASFIARTSVDSPKNLLITRSLIDRAFRNQIEGKGFSLVEILSPCPTDWGMLPEDSVNWIRSSLMPIFKLGILKDRQASDG; encoded by the coding sequence ATGAAAAAGGTCTTTGAGAGACCGAAGAGCCTGAAAGATACTCCCTTCAGGTACTGCCCCGGCTGCGGACACAGTCTCATCCACCGGCTTATCGCCGAGTCGATAGACAGACTGGATCTGCGGGAGCGGGTAATCGGGATAGCGCCGGTTGGCTGCGCTGTCTTCGCTTACGATTACTTTAATTTCGATATGCTCGAAGTTGCTCACGGCAGACCCCCTGCGGCAGCTACCGCGATGAAGCGGGTATTGCCTGACCGGATCATCTTCTCTTACCAGGGAGACGGCGATCTCGCCGCCATCGGAACGGCTGAGGTAATTCACGCCGCTGCTCGCGGGGAAAACATATCGATCTTCTTTGTCAACAACGCCACGTACGGGATGACGGGGGGGCAGATGGCCCCGACAACCCTCCTCGGCCAGAAGACAACCACGACGCCGTCCGGGAGGGAAGCCGCCCACGCAGGCTACCCGCTCCGTGTCGCGGAGATGCTCGCGACGATAGAAGGCGCCTCATTCATCGCACGGACATCCGTAGATTCACCGAAAAACCTCCTCATAACAAGGTCCCTTATCGACAGGGCATTCAGAAACCAGATAGAGGGGAAGGGGTTCAGCCTCGTGGAGATCCTCTCGCCCTGTCCGACAGACTGGGGAATGTTGCCGGAAGACTCGGTGAACTGGATTCGTTCCAGCCTCATGCCCATATTCAAACTCGGCATACTGAAGGACCGACAAGCCTCAGATGGGTGA
- a CDS encoding Ppx/GppA phosphatase family protein, whose product MPSAAIDVGSNTLRLLIGSVTGDKVSRLYTDRVITRLAERLGETGRLGEENMKRSLSALKSFAGSMSRFGVRDVKAVGTSALRDAENSEAFIAAAYAESGIRIEVVSGRREAELTSRGVLAGFHHSTGASLIIDIGGGSTEWIVQDAEVFCQTVPLGVVGLAENFLKTDPPAAAEIAALVGTIDMSLRSDGWDIPTGTRQFERLVGTGGTITTLASIDLGLKKYDHEAVHMRRLTRSRLYRIRDRLIVLTLKERQDIAGLEAGRADLIIPGVLLTMRVMENFGFTEITASDSGLLEGLLKEIDDEKGL is encoded by the coding sequence ATGCCATCTGCCGCCATCGATGTCGGATCAAACACGCTCAGGCTCCTCATCGGGTCCGTCACGGGCGATAAGGTCTCACGCTTGTATACCGACCGCGTTATTACGAGACTGGCTGAAAGGCTCGGCGAGACAGGAAGGCTCGGTGAAGAGAATATGAAAAGATCCCTGTCGGCCCTGAAGTCCTTTGCGGGTTCCATGAGCCGCTTCGGAGTGCGAGACGTCAAGGCGGTCGGTACGAGCGCGCTCAGAGATGCAGAGAACAGCGAGGCGTTCATAGCCGCGGCATATGCCGAAAGCGGCATCAGGATCGAGGTCGTCTCAGGCAGACGTGAGGCTGAACTGACCTCACGAGGAGTACTTGCCGGGTTCCACCATTCCACGGGTGCGTCCCTCATCATTGACATCGGCGGGGGAAGCACTGAATGGATAGTTCAGGACGCAGAGGTTTTCTGCCAAACCGTGCCGCTGGGCGTAGTAGGTCTTGCGGAGAACTTTCTGAAGACAGACCCGCCGGCTGCGGCGGAGATAGCAGCTCTTGTCGGAACGATCGACATGTCTCTGCGATCGGATGGGTGGGATATCCCGACAGGGACTCGTCAGTTCGAGAGACTCGTCGGAACAGGAGGCACGATCACGACACTCGCATCGATAGACCTCGGCCTGAAAAAGTACGATCATGAGGCCGTGCATATGCGCCGTCTTACCCGTTCACGGTTATATCGGATAAGAGATCGGCTCATCGTTCTTACCCTCAAGGAACGACAGGATATTGCCGGTCTCGAAGCAGGTCGCGCTGACTTGATTATCCCGGGCGTTCTGCTTACAATGAGAGTTATGGAAAATTTCGGTTTCACCGAGATCACCGCAAGCGACTCCGGGTTGCTCGAAGGCCTATTGAAGGAGATTGACGATGAAAAAGGTCTTTGA